The Diceros bicornis minor isolate mBicDic1 chromosome 18, mDicBic1.mat.cur, whole genome shotgun sequence sequence GCTAGAAAagcaacttttcttttttggtgcgAAGGATtcactctgagttaacatctgttgccaatcttcctattttttttttttttggttgaggaagattagccctcagcgaacttccatgccaatcttcctctatgttgtatgtgggccCCCgacacaacatggcttgacgaaTGGTGTCAAGATCTGCACCCCGGATCTCAGGCCTCTGAAGTAGACTGTGtaggacttaaccactacacatgGGGCCTGCCCTGAAAAAGCAACTTTTAAAAACtatagctaacattatacttaatggtgaaaggctgaatgttttctccctaagatcaagaacaaagtaaaaatgtttgctctcaccactcttattcaacattgtCCTGGAAGTCCTAGGCGGTGAAAAAGGgtaagaaatataaaaagtatatagaTTGGAAAGTAAGAAATTAAACCCTCTCCCTTCATAGACAACATAATCGTCTatgtggaaaaccctaaagaacatgaaaaaaggTTCtacgggccagcccggtggcgtagcagtgaaGTTCATGCGTTCTGCTGAGGCAGCCTGgtgtttgccggtttggatcctgggcgttgACCTActcgctgcttgtcaagccatgctgaggtggcgtcccaaatagaagaactagaagggcctacaactatgatacacaactgtgtactggggcttcctcaaaaaaaaaaaaaaggttctagaactaataagtaagtttagtaaggtcataggatacaatgTCAATATATTAAAGAGGTACTCttctgtatataaatataaaaatattaatatattaaaaattatatttacatcAACTAGCAATAAACGTGGAAAGTGAAAAAACACTTTAAAGTACCATTACAATAGCAGCAAACcattaaatacttaggtataaatcttacaCAATGTATGCAATATCTATATCTTGAAAATCACAAAACATTGATAAACGAAATCAGAGATCTAAAGAAACGTAGAGATATAACacgttcatagattggaagagtcaatattgttaagatgttgaCTCTTTTGAAACTGATCTAGAGATTCAACTCAATTCCAATCAAAAAaccaataagatttttttttggtacaaATTGACAACCTGAttgtaaaatttaaatgtaaaggcAAGAAGCTAAAAAAGCAAATTTGACTTTGGAAACAAGGAACAAAGTAGGAGGACTCATATTGCCTGGTTTCTAGACTTACTACGACGTTAAAATAATCAGGAAATTGTGGTATTAGAGAAGAGATAGAAATATAGATCAGTATAGAGTATAGAATAGCATATAGAATACAGAAATATACCCACTCACTGCTCATTGACAAAGGTGTAAAGATAAATCAAtggaaaaagtcttttcaacCAGTGATGCTGGAAAAATTGGATttccatatgtaaaaaaaaaagagccttggggccagcctggtggtgcaagcggttaagtgtgcgcgctcccctgtggtggcccagggttcaccggttcggatcccgggcacgcaccgatgcaccacttgtcgggccatgctgtggcggggtcccatgtaaagtggaggaagataggcatggatgttagcccagggccagtcttcctcagcaagaagaggaggattggcagatattagctcagggccgatcttcctcaacaacaacaaaaaacagaaccTCATTCCATACCTCGCACTCTTTACAGCAATTTGCTTGAAATGGATTATATACCTAAATATTTGTATGTACTAAGAAAGTTCCCATAACATCCTATTTTCTGGAGTCAGAGAAGTCCCAGAGCAGAAAGCAAGGAGCATGTGGTGCAGAACTGAGATGAGGTCAGGTTGCATCTACTAAAGCTAGTTGATGTCAGGGCAAAGCTGGTTACAGCAGCTGTGGCTGGAAAAAGAGATGAAGCTGAGAGAATTGAAAATGGTGCACAAGAAGTATCTCGTATAGTTCTCAAGGGAGGAGTCCTTCTACCAGGGAATGTAACAATTGTTTCATTGAATTGGAAGTCGAGCCTACCACCTGGGCATTTTGTGGTTCTTATGTGAACTGATATACAAAGAACAGGGTTACCATTCTCCTGGGTGGTGATATTGATTACCAACGGAAAACTGGGTTGCTCTGCCCAACTAGAGCAGAGATGACCATGTCTGAAATTCTGGGGAATTCTTTGAGTTCCACTTAGTATTTTCATGTCCGATAATAAATGTTAATGAACACTATATCAACACAATAAGGCAAAACCAAGAAGAATGCAGATTCCTTAGGAATGAAGGTTTGCATTATCACTATGTAAAGAACTCCATCCAGCTGAGATGATGGCCAAGGAGAACATGGAATGTGTAGTCAGAGAAGGAATTATAAatgttagctgtggacttgtGATCAATTGCAGCATAAGGAAGAACTGGAGACTAGGAGGTAATCTGACACACATGGAGAGTAGTAGAGacaatggtggtggtggggtgctaTTAAGGTTTTCCTAGAGAGGTAAGGAGGTAGAAGAATCTCAATGGGATTCAAACTgggtttccttttctgtcttgGCTTGAGGAAGAATTCAACGTGATGTGGGAGAGGTTAACTTTTCTCTTATTCTTGTCTTTCCCATATCTGCAAATGGTTGAGTCATACAAATCTAattcttgttagctgtaggtgtATCTCTCCTGTATATTTACAGAGAATTGGGTTGCAGTGAGAGATTCTTCCACCTTGAGAATCTTTGCAAAATACGTTTTTCATGGCACTTTGTCAAAGACCACTGATGGCTTCCTTTTGCCCACATTATAAAGCCTCCCACAATCTAAGATATTTTAGGGTATTCAGAGTCTGGTCCCTGCTTGTTTTTATGGGTTCTCTAACCATCTTCCTTCACCTTCCAAATGTAGACTTCAGCGCCACAGGACTACTGTCTATTCCCTAAACAGGCAGTGATTAAGTACTCATATATGagcttctctccatccccaccttCCTTCAAATTATAGTCAGGTGTGATCAGTGACTGCAATCAGTTGCTGCTCCAGGTCTCTGAGAACATTTGTCCTAGAGAGGTCCTAAGTGTTTACTTTGTCTTTAATGTGTCCCTCCAGGATCTAGACTCCTctgggatccagggcctcttagGACCAGGGATGTGTAGAGTGGGAGATGTGAGAAGGGATATGGCAGACACTGGTAATGACTATAGAAGCTATTTCACATGTCTTAGTGAATAAAGGGGAGCAGGACCTTGGGTCAGGATCCTGTAGTCACCCTCAGACATACTGGGTAAGTTGGGCAGAGGGTAAATGAGCTGGTCCCTTAGGGTCCTTCTAACCTGAGGGTCTTGTTTTCTAGGTTGTTTGATGTTCTGCAGGATAGTTTTTTCAGGTTTGGTAACCCTTCTTTTCTCCACCTCTCAGCCTCCCAAGATTTCTCCAcattctagaaatattttgaTTAATGTTCACCGGTTATAATCTTTTTATTACTGATAGCATTTATAATATTACTATATAATGTATTCCCACAATGTTGTATAATTTCAACATAATGACAGCTCTTGCAGTAGGTTTTAACGTAATGGTTCTGAGCCTTTGCTTTATTTTAGAATTACCTCAGAGCTTTAAAATCTTTGCAGAGGCTTTGTTTCAGAGATTGTGATTAAATTTATCTGAGGGAGcccagtaatttttatttttaaaagcatcataTATCCTTGCTTCTCACTGTGTCATCCATAGACGACAGCATGGGCATTACCTGCGTGCTGATTAAAATGTAGAAGCTGGaatactgaatcagaatcagTGTTTTACTAGAACTCTCAGGCCATTTGCATGGAATTAAGTTTTAGAAGCGCTGCCCAAGCTGATTCTTATGGGCAGTCCAGGCTGAGCACTACTGActcaatggatgaagaagatgagaGGCTCATTGCATCACCAGTGGCAGCGTCTGCAAATGTTGTCTCTGGTTCATGATCCCCAGTCATGCTCTTGACATAAGAGTCGGGTCCCACTCATTTACCAGGAAAGCAAATTCTCTGAAACCAGGTGTATGATCTTCCGTAGGTGTTGCTTCTTACTGTAATGCCAGTACATAAAGTCCAAGTGTAAAAACTGTTAATGTGGCTGAATCAAACAGCTTCAAGGCGTGAAAATcccagcagttagactcagttaCGTCTGTAATGAAGCAGCTTCCAACTTTTCTTAATGcttctcttctgctttctttgtcAGCTCTGAGGCACCCTAAGGTGTATTAGTCAGGCTTccctagagaaacagaaccagtaggagattatatctatatctatttctgtctatatacatatataaaactcTATTATCTATATTATCTGTAGTAGTGAAAAGAATAATGTATCTGAAGTACCCTAACATCTTCCTGGGTACAAAATTACATCCAGAGATTCTGTAACAAAGTGTCAAATTTAGTGCTAATGGTTGAGGCTAGTGAGTTCTTGTTCTGGGAGGATTTAGTAGCAGTAGTGATTTTAACTTACAAGGAGTTTTGCTGCCTTTAAAATTGGAGGACTGCATTTCTCAGCCTGAAGCAGAGCCAGTAAATGTTTATGAAATATCAGCTACATCCAGGTATTGAGCTAGGTGCTAACAGAGCTGCAGTCATGAGGCAGACAGGACCTTTCCTGCATGGCATTTACAATCTGGTAGGAGAGACAGCTATAAACAAATAATCCCAATGGCTTTGAGTACTATGGGGACAAACTCAGGGTGCTGTGGAAACATAGCAGCAGGTTGTCATCTAGTCTGGGGTAAGAAAGAAGGTTTAGCTGAGTAAGTGACATGAAGGATAAGTAGGGGCAAGCCAGGGGAagcaggagcagagggaagaAGATGCTCGGCAAGAGAACAGCAAGTGTGAAAGGCTGGAGGCaagatgttacttttttttaAGTCCAGCATTGCTGACAAGAGGAATATGAGTGTCATTGTGGGGCCAGATGAAGCTATGGAGATAGGCAAGGGTCATAACACACCTTTTGAAAGGAATTTTGCCTTGAAAGGAATTTTGCCTGTATCTTACGAGCAATGAGAATCCATGAAAACTTGAAGGAGAATGATGACCAGATTTTCTAGTTACAATGCCACAGTGTAAATGAAGGATATTGAAGGAATGGGTTCAAGTATGGAAACAGGGAGATGAATTAAGAGACTGTTTCAATCATATGGGCAAGTATGATGTTAGCCTGATCTGGGGTATTGACAGTGGAGAGAAGCAGTGGATGAATGAGAAAGAGAATTAAGTGGCAGAATTTCTACGACTTGTTGACAGATTGATGTTGATGATGAGAGACAGGAGGAATGAAAAAAACACTCAGGTTTTTGAGTGGAGCACCTGGATCCCTTTTACTAGGATATGGGAAACTAGAGGAAGTGTGAGTtgggagaggagcaggaggagatcATGAGTTTCTTTTGGGATCTGTTGAGCTGAAAATGTCTGTGATACATCCAAAGCAAGATAATCATAAGCAACTAGGTATATGGTTTTGTAGGTTAGAGAGACATCTACACCTGAAGTTTAAATGGTAATGAAAGCCATTCCAGCACGTGGGTTTTTCTTGGTGGTATATGTAGAATTTTAAGAGAACAGTGTTTAGGAAAAAGCCCTGACGAACATCAACATGTAAGATATTGACAAAGCAGGAGTCAATTACAGTTACTGAAGATGTCTGGCCAGGCAGGTGGGAGCTAAACTGATACATTTTGTGTTTCAGAAGCTAATGGATAAGAGTGTTTTAGAAAGGATGGAATATTCTTACTTGCTAAAGAGAAGTGAAGAAGATAAGTCATTTCCAATCACAGAGATTCTGATTATAGAGATTTGGAGTATAGAAATTGTGATTATTGGGATGAGGGTGATATAAAGTATTTTTGCAGATCATCTAACAGACCATGTATCATAGAaatgtgttcatttttaaatCCAGGTATTGATGGACACTATTATTTCTTCCTAAAGATCCTGGAGACAGAGCATGACAGGAAGGAATCAAACCGTCATCTCAGAGTTTCTCCTGCTGGGACTGCCCATCGAGTCAGAGCAGCAAAACCTGTTCTATGCCTTGTTCCTGACCATGTATCTTACTACTGTCCTGGGGAACCTCCTCATCATCGTCCTCATTTGCTTGGATTCCCACCTCCACACTCCCATGTATTTGTTTCTCAGCAATTTGTCCTTGTCGGACCTCTGTTTTCCCTCTGTCACCATGCCCAAGTTGCTGAAGAACATGCAGAGCCATGTCTCATCCATCCCCTTTGCTAGCTGCCTGACCCAAATGTACTGCTTCCTGTTTTTCGGAGACCTGGAGATCTTCCTCCTTGTggccatggcctatgaccgctatgtggccatctgcttCCCTCTGCGCTACACCAGCATCATGAGCCCCAAGCTGTGTCTCTCCCTGGTGGTGCTGTCTTGGCTGCTGACCACGTTCCATGCCATGTTACACACCCTGCTCATGGCCAGATTGTGTTTTTGTGCAGACAATGTGATCCCCCACTTTTTCTGTGATATGTCTGCTCTGCTGAAGCTGTCCTGCTCTGACACTCAAGTTAATGAGTCTGTGATATTTATCACGGGAGGACTCATTCTCGTCGTCCCATTCCTACTCATCATCCTGTCCTATGCACGAATTGTCTCCTCCATTTTCCAGTTTCCTTCTGGTGGGGGTGTCCACAAGGCTTTCTCTACCTGTGGCTCCCACCTCTCTGTGGTGTCGCTGTTCTATGGGACAGTTATTGGTCTCTATTTATGCCCATCAAGTAGTAATTCTACTGTTAAGGAGATTGTCATGGCTATGATGTACACTGTGGTGACCCCCATGTTGAACCCCTTCATCTATAGCCTGAGGAACAGAGACATGAAGAGAGCCCTGGGAagagtcttttgcaaaaagaaaattcttctctctctctgatggTAAAGCTTGggatttttacataattttagcCAGTAGATAAATTGATATTAATGTTGGAAATTGACCAAGACCTCTTTATCTTTACCATGTAACTCTATTGTAAAATGTCATACTAAGTAAATTGTTCAATAAGTAAAAGAGATGAAGTGGAGGTATGTTGTTGAATTCAGAAATTGGATCTCAGTGACCTGCTGGTAAGGCCCTCCTCTTTGTTATTCCTAGGGGACGCTGAAAaagtatcattttaaaatgtttaattaatcTTTGTCTTTAGCTGTTAAAAAACTAATTTTTCATGTGTTATTTTTTTCAATCCAAGTCTGCTTTAAATAGTATTCTATCCTCCTGGTCAATACTGATTAAAACTCAATCATCTCACTTCCCTGCTTTCTCCTGCTAAACTGGACTCTTCTTTATTGAATACAGATTTTTTATATACCTCTTATTGAGCAAGAGTTCACATCATTCTGTCTCTCAGCCTTTTCTCCTCCGATTTATTTTCATGTCTACATTGTCTTTTTGACCTGACCTGAACCTCAAGTGAACTTTGTATTTCCTTTGCTACAATGGTTTAGTTTGTCTTTACCTGGGAGGTAACTCATACCTGGGGCCCTAAAAGATCCTTGCTCAGGTATGGGGAAGAAAGCCAGAGTCTGGTTAACAACTTCACTCTTTAAGGATGTCTCTCTCCTGTTTGATATTTTGGAATTTGTCAGCCAATTTTACATCCCTGATCTTATTCTACTCctgtgatgattccacaaaggaaTCTTATCACCATTTTAACGATTGAAAAACGTGGAATTTGATGACTTGCCAAGGTCCCAGAGTGGGTCAGTACTGAATTTAAGATCTCTGACTATCTGATTTTAGAGTTTCCTCTTCTCATTTCCCCCCACCTCCAAAATAAGTGGAACATTGATTTTTCAATCTTAACTCCATGTATGGCATTATCTATGTTCCCAACCTTGGTccatttgtttccttattgtcTCCTCTAAGGGATGACATCTAAAGCCATTGTTTTATACCTTTCATATTTCTGCTTAACTCCACATCTCTATCTGCAACGTAGACCTTTAACCAGTttccaattttaattttcatcttcaTACTAGATATCTCCACTTGATGCTCCTTGAAGGCTTCCATATTTCCATGCAAAAATTgaactgtttatatatatatatatatattttaattttttgtttattgcagtaacattggtttataacattgtaaaaatttcaggtgtacatcattgtacttctatttctgcatggactacatcatgttcaccacccaaatactaattacaacccatcaccacacacatgtaccgaattatccctttcaccctcctccctccccccttcccctctggtaaccaccaatccaatctctgtctctatgtgtttgtttattgttgttattatctactacttaatgaaggaaatcatacggtatttgaccttctccctctgacttatttcactttgcattataccctcaatgtccatccatgttgtcacaaatggctggatttcatcgtttcttatggctgagtagtattccgttgtgtatatataccacatcttctttatccattcgtcccttggtgggcacttaggttgcttccaagtcttggctattgtgaataacgctgcaatgaacacaggggtgcatgttcctttgcaaattggtgttttcaagttctttggatagagacccaacagtggaatagctggatcatatggtagttctatccttgattttttgaggaatctgcatactgttttccatagtggctgcaacagtttgcactcccaccagcagtgtatgagagttcccttttctccacatcctctccaacacatattgttttctgtcttgtcaattatagccattctgatgggcatgaggtgatatttcattgtagttttgatttgcacttccctgatagttagtgattttgaacatcttttcatgtgtctgttggccatctgtatatcttctttggggaaatgtctgttcaggtcttttgcccattttttaattgggttggtagtttttttgttgttgagatgcatgagttcttaatatattttggagattaagctcttatcagatatatggtttgcaaatatcttctcccaattgttaggttgtcttttcgttttggtgatggtttcctttgctgtgcagaagctttttagtttgatgtagtcccatttgtttattttttctattgtttctcttgcccggtcagatgtggtgtttgaaaagatgttgctaagaccgatgtcaaagagcgtactgcctatgttttcttctagaagtttcatagtttcaggtcttacattcaagtctttaatccatttggagttaatttttgtgcatggtgtaaggtaagggtctactttcatttttttcatgtggctatccagttttcccaactccatttgttgaagagactttcttttccccattgtatgttcttggctcctttgtcaaagatgagctgtccatagatgtgtgggtttatttccgggctttcgattctattccattgatctgtgtgtctgtttttgtgccagtaccatgctgttttggttactatagctttgtagtatattttgaaatcagggagtgtgatacctccagctttgttcttttttctcaggattcctttagctattcggggtcttttgttgttccatataaattttaggattctttgttctatttctgtgaaaaatgttgttggaactttgatagggattgcattgaatctatagatggctttaggaagtatggacatcttaactatgttaattcttccaatccaagagcacggaatatctttccatttctttgtgtcttcttcaatttctttcagaaatgttttatagtttgcggtgtacagatctttcgcctctttggttaaatttattcctaggtattttattctttttgttgcaattgtaaatgggatggtatgcttaatttctctttctgctacttcgttgttagtgtacagaaatgcaactgatttttgtatgttgattttgtatcttgcaactttaccatattcgtttattaattctaaaagttttctggtggattctttagggttttctatatataaaatcgtgtcatctgcaaatagtgacaatttcacttcttcctttccaatttggatcccttttatttctttctcttgcctgattgctctggctaggacttccaatactatgttaaataggagtggtgacagtgggcatccttgtctggttcctgttcttagagggatagctttcagtttttcaccattgaggatgatattagctgtgggtttgtcatatatggtctttattatgttgaggtactttccttctatacccattttattcagagtttttatcataaatggatgctgtagcttgtcaaatgctttctctgcatctattgagatgatcatgtgatttttgttcttcattttattaatgtggtgtattacgttgattgatttgcgaatgttaaaccatccctgcatacctggaataaatcccacttgatcatggtgtataatctttttaacgtattgttctatgcgatttgctagtattttgttgaggatttttgcatcgatgttcatcagtgatattggcctgtaattttctttttttgtgttgtccttgtctggttttggtatagggtaatgtcagctttgtagaatgagttagggagcttccccccctcctcaattttttggaagagtttgagaaggataggtattaagtcttctttgaatgtttggtagaattcacccggGATGCCGtctgttcctggacttttatttttggggaggtttttgattactgtttcgatctccttactggtgattggtctattcaaattctctacttcttcttgatccagttttggaaggttgtatgattctaagaatttatccatttcttccagattgttgaattggttggcatatagcttttcatagtattctcttgtaatcttttgtatttctgaggtgtctgttgtaatttctcctctttcatttctgattttacttgtttgtgccttctctctttttttcttggtgagtctagctaaaggtttgtctattttgttgatcttttcaaagaaccagctcttggttttattaattttttctattgtttttttggtctctatttcatttatttctgctctgattattatttcccttcttctactgattttgggctttatttgttcttctttttccagttcctttaggtgcattgttagattgtttatttgagatttttcttgtttgttgagataggcctgtatcgctataaacttccctcttagaaccgctgttgctgtatcccataaattctggcatgtcgtattttcattttcatttgtctccaggtattttttgatttcttctttgatttcttcgttaacccagtcgttgttcagtagcattttgtttaatctccatgtatttgtggcttttctgattttcttcctatagttgatttctagtttcataccgttgttgtcagaaaagatgcttggtattatttcaatcttcttaaatttatgcagacttgttttctggcctaatatgtgatcaatcctggagaatgttccatgtgcatttgaaaagaacgtgtattcttcggtttttgggtggaatgctgtgtatatatctactaggtccatctgttctagtgtgtcaattaaggccaatgtttccttactgatcttctgtttggatgatctatccgttggtgtaagtggagtgttaaagtcccctactattattgtgttactgtctatttctgtttttatgtctgttaataattgctttatatatttaggtgcacctacattgggtgcgtagatatttataagtgttatatcctcttgttggattgttcccttgatcattatgtaatgcccttctttgtctctttttacagtttttgttttaaagtctattttgtctgatatgagtactgctaccccagctttcttttcattgccatttgcatggagta is a genomic window containing:
- the LOC131417092 gene encoding olfactory receptor-like protein DTMT: MTGRNQTVISEFLLLGLPIESEQQNLFYALFLTMYLTTVLGNLLIIVLICLDSHLHTPMYLFLSNLSLSDLCFPSVTMPKLLKNMQSHVSSIPFASCLTQMYCFLFFGDLEIFLLVAMAYDRYVAICFPLRYTSIMSPKLCLSLVVLSWLLTTFHAMLHTLLMARLCFCADNVIPHFFCDMSALLKLSCSDTQVNESVIFITGGLILVVPFLLIILSYARIVSSIFQFPSGGGVHKAFSTCGSHLSVVSLFYGTVIGLYLCPSSSNSTVKEIVMAMMYTVVTPMLNPFIYSLRNRDMKRALGRVFCKKKILLSL